One region of Gorilla gorilla gorilla isolate KB3781 chromosome 13, NHGRI_mGorGor1-v2.1_pri, whole genome shotgun sequence genomic DNA includes:
- the FAM163B gene encoding protein FAM163B, translating to MTAGTVVITGGILATVILLCIIAVLCYCRLQYYCCKKDESEEDEEEPDFAVHSHLPPLHSNRNLVLTNGPALYPTASTSFSQKSPQARALCRSCSHCEPPTFFLQEPPEEEEDVLNGGERVLYKSVSQEDVELPPGGFGGLQALNPNRLSAMREAFARSRSISTDV from the exons ATGACAGCCGGGACCGTGGTCATCACCGGGGGCATCTTGGCGACTGTGATTTTGCTCTGCATCATCGCTGTTCTGTGCTACTGCCGGCTCCAG TACTACTGCTGCAAGAAGGACGAGtcggaggaggacgaggaggaacCAGACTTCGCCGTTCACTCGCACCTGCCCCCGCTGCACTCCAACCGCAACCTGGTGCTGACCAACGGGCCGGCGCTCTACCCCACCGCCTCCACCTCTTTCAGCCAGAAGTCCCCGCAGGCCCGCGCCCTCTGCCGCAGCTGCTCCCACTGCGAGCCCCCCACCTTCTTCCTGCAGGAGCCGCCGGAGGAGGAAGAGGACGTGCTGAACGGCGGGGAGCGCGTGCTCTACAAGAGCGTGAGCCAGGAGGACGTGGAGCTGCCCCCGGGGGGCTTCGGGGGCCTGCAGGCGCTCAACCCGAACCGCCTCTCAGCCATGCGGGAGGCCTTCGCCAGGAGCCGCAGCATCAGCACCGACGTGTGA